The Xiphophorus couchianus chromosome 3, X_couchianus-1.0, whole genome shotgun sequence genome segment ttagctTTCCACCCGTCTCATTGAATTTGTCTCATACATTACACAAGGtactttgaaatgtttgctgCCAATTAGGGAGGTAAGAATTGTGGTAGTGCTAGAAAAGAGGAAGTTTGTgttgtcaaaacaaaactatatattttatgaaaagcaTTATGACATTTTACAACATTAAAGGTTTTACAAGTGATAATGAAGGACTTTAATAGCAGTAAAAATTGACTCACCAAAACTCTGTTCTCCGTCTTGTCtcctttgatttccaatttgaCTCTTTTCCTCAGTGACAACTTCACCTTCCTCCCCACTGCATCCCTCACACTCTCTACATAAAggacaagaaagaaaatgagaagagAGTGAAAGTTATGAGGAAAATCTTTTGAGTCGAGTCAAGGAGAGGATAGAAGAGGAGATATTTAGCTCTGCTTACTTTGCCCAACACAGCTCAAGATTCTATTGCCACTGGGGGGAATAATTCCCCATTTTTGCTAATTAGAAAAACTAGATATTCAATGAAGAATTTATCAAATCCAATTTTAATTGACTATGGGACAGGGGGGTTTTAGTAgttcacatttaatttcccaGTCCAGTGTGTGGGAATATTTTTGTGGAGTTGTCAGTGAAAAGTCACATCAATACAGacatgggttttttttcttaaaaactaatatattttagaaatatccTTACATTTCTACCAACATAATTCTGATAGGTTGTACCACTAATTTACAAGCATTCTCATATAAGATGAACGCTTAACTAGCATTGCGATTGTTCTGAGCCGTGTTTAAATGGCATTGGTAAGCCAATTTAGGTCaggagtaaaacaaaatgacttgtaccatttgcttttcatttttgaagtatataaaaaagacagttttcaaATGCCATCATGGTTTCTCTCAAACATTCTTGATGCAAATGAGTCCAAGTGTAAAAAAGGTCTCAAATTCTCAGTTTGCCGATTCCTCCCAGAGGAAAATCTGGAACCTGAAGATCAAAAGGTTAGGAAGAATTgaaagaagtaaaaaagaaaaaaaaagtatttttacaatATGGAATGATATGGAAAgtcaaagaaatttaaaacaccATTCCCAGGTCTGCCTGTTCAAGAAGGTTCATCCTGAAAGTTGACTTATAGAGGCTAAATACAGTCTCCAGAATCCTAAAGGTAATAGCATTACATGACCTATGTCAAGGTCTTCCTAgataaaaaatatgtctttgcAATCAGAAAGACAATgcataatttaaattttcaagACAAGTGTGCAGGGAGGGACTTTTTGCTTTCCATACACACGTGCAAAATTGTGTTTGGTCACCAGAAAACAGATCAGAAGTAGTAAATGGCCTCTACTTGTGGTTCACTGACTGTGAACGTAACCACCAGTGAAGAGGAACACTCTACTTTTAAGAATAAGGTTAACTTtagcgggctgcacagtggcgcagttggtagcactgttgccttgcagcaagaaggtcctgggttcgattcccggccggggtctttctgcatggagtttgcgtgttctccctgtgcatgcgtgggttctctccgggtactccggcttcctcccacagtccaaaaacatgactgttaggttaattggtctatctaaattctccctaggtgtgagtgtgtgtgtgaatggttgtttgtcctgtatgtctctgtgttgccctgcgacagactggcgacctgtccagggtgtaccccgcctctcgcccggaaagtagctggagataggcaccagcaaccctcccgaccccattagggacaagggtgaacagaaaatggatggatggatggttaacTTTAGCAAAAGAGATGTTAAGGCCCATTGAGTGTGATGTAGATAAAGAATGAGAAATGTCTTGGCATAAACAATATTGTCATTGCAAATTTGGTCACTTTGAAATTTcttaaaaaggaatttaaacATCATGACAGTTTGTTTAGTGGATTTATTAGCCCTTGTATATGTGACTCAcctatttgttattttataatatatatatataaagaaactagatgcaaacaaaatgacacatgaGACATGGTTTTCTGTTCAAATTCATTATTCACACCCAGTAGGACAGTGATCAGCCAGACAACTGGTTTAAAACGTATAACTGGGTCAACCACCTCTTCATACTATGCATTCACTTCACACACGCATTACAGCTGACTTCCAACAGTCTGTGCACGCGTCTGACACGGGCAGTGTTTCTGGGAGCAGGCATCTGTATTGGCATGCACACATCCCCGCCTCCAGGCTTCCTCCCACCATCATCAGATCAAAGCAACACTAATAATTAGGTAGAAGGCAAGAATGGTTCATCTGCCAGCCTGaagctttcaaaaataaacatcaaatgtGCATCCTAATCCTCAGCAGAATTGCCACCGCACAAgcacaaagtaaaacacataGAGGtgagggttttttaaaaatgttttatccaaaTATTAGGCCTTTCTGAGTTCACGAGTCTAGCCATCTTGGGATCACATGCAGAAGGTATCTAGTGGTTTGTCAAATGTGGTTGCTCTGTCAAttaacttcaaaacaaaatcttaatgAAATATGACACCAAGGTCACTTGTAGAGTCTGGACAAACTATtcagacacaaataaatgttccttGAATCATCCAGAGGACCGTTATTCTGCTGCATAACTGAAGTTAACTTCATGATCTTCTGGTAAAGAGCAAAATTCATGGTGCTCTCAATTACGACAAGTAGCTCAAGTCCTGAAACAACAAACCATTCCCAGGCCATCAcacagccaccaccatgtttgaatGTCAGTATGACTTTCTTTCTGAAATGCTGCGTTAGTTTTCTGCTTGTTGTCACTGGCGACACATTACCCACAATTGGTTAAATTTTGTATTGTCAtttcacagaatattttcacaataGTCTTTGGTATAatcaaaaaagttttgaaaatagtGCCACAGGTGTTCGTTATCCCCAGCTTCTCCTCCTTATTCCTGAATCAAGGACACTGACGTAAAATGAAGCAAGTGAGGGTATAAGTGCTTTAAATTTTGCTGTGGATTTGTTTGTCATCATCTGGTTGACTCATAACATGCTggtctattttttttagatcGTCAGCCCTATATTATGTTGCCAGACAGCTTCTGTGTAAGTGGTTTCTAAATCTATATGCTCGTCTTCTAATGGTTGTGAGTTGTGAAATTGAACCAAAAAATGGTAATGAAAGGATTTCACAAGGAGAGAGGTGACTATATCTTTATATAGAGACAAATTGGGTTGGAAAACAAGAAATCTGTGTTCTGACATATGTAAACTTTGCTTGATCATCGCTATTCCTCACATCCATCTTACAGAAACTTGTCTCCATAATAAGTGCATATATATCCTTTGAAGCAGGCCATGTGAGAAAACCAACATACTGAGAACAAATTGATTCTTCACTGCTGAGATGATACAAAAGTGTCCCGATTATCTCTGTTAGATGCAGCGTGATGCTGCAAATTGCATACAATTTGTTTCGTACGTTTAATCAGCTCTGACGATTTCTTCTCTACTAAACATTTAGTCCCCGagacattaaaatgtgtttattctgaAAGCTTTAAGATAAAAGTTAATAGGCCTAAGAACTAGTTATGAAAGATGTCTAAGAGGTTATAGAAAGTTCTGGTGTAACTTAGCTGAAATCATCAATTTAGTTCAGtcaacagcatcatgaagaatTTTCTTCTTTGGGATGCATGCCAAGAAGGATAATGCATGATGTTAAATCACAGGCAGCATGGTTGGAAACAATGACTGGGTCTAGTTCTCCAGTCAACACCTCATGACTTGAGAGTCATGACCTGCTAGATTTCCTATGCAACAAGTAAAAAATGGGGTCAATAAATCAACAAGGGTTTCAAGAAATTCCAACGATAAAAGTCAAAGTTGCAAACTAATATTTGCACCTAATATTAGTTGCAATATACAAATTCATCAAATGTTTGATGAATTTGTATAAAAGGTAATTGACACTTTttctatagaaaaaaaacccacaaccaCCAATTGATCCAGTCTACACCTGTTCCATTGCCAATCACATGGCAGACACTGGAAGAATGGGACCCTTCTGTAGTAACAACAACCAGCTTCCCTTTGTGTCAGAAATTTAAAGttcctctgctttgtttttccctTGACTCCAAGCAATTGTGATATTATTGTAAATAAGCtgattttcttcacttttctctttcctttaTCTCGTTGTGATTTCTAGCATCTCTGAGAGGTTTGGTCATCAGGGTCAACGATAGCCtattaaacaatttttcttatttgcatgcagatttttgctgcattttagtTAAATTACAATTGTGCCACCGCACTCTGAAACTATGATAACGAttgtaattttaatataatttgtggttgttgtttctGTCTTAGTCAAGAGGTAAACCTGAGGAGAAGACTACACCTTATATTCTCAATGTTCAGATTTAAAGATCATTCTGaattcttcttttgtctttggtccTCCTTTCTGCAgggttaaaaaaattttatcatGGCAGTTGTTGCATAACTTTAGCTCAGCTGTCAGTTTGGGGGAGTGAATAAAGTTAAACCAACAGAACAGATAGcagtgagaaagaaagaaatcttaATAATATTCAACACCGCCTAAGGCAGGGGTGTCatactccagtcctcaagagccaCTCTCCAgaagtttttagatgtgccacaggtacaaaacactgaaatgaaatggcttaattacctccttcttgtgtagatcagttctccagagtcctgctaacgacctaattattctattcaggtgtggtgcagcagaagcacatctaaaagttacagGGCAGTgaccctccaggactggagtttgacacctgtgaccTAAGGGTTTTCACGACTATGAAATAGGCCAAAAGCATCTTGGGCTTGTAAGAAATGAACCCTGAGAAACAGCTCAATATTACACTGAGGAGTCAGACACTGAATTACTCTCCCAAACAAAGAAACCTTGATCTACAGCCAAAGAGCTACAGGACTCTGAGGTtataataaagacaaataagTGAAGAAGCACAAGAAAGCAGAAATAATGAGGCTGCTATGAATGCTAAAACTGCAGGTCAGAGATGGGAGATCGGCCCAGACTTTCCATATGAGGAAAATGATCCTGTGAGTAATGTGCACAGCCCAGACAGACAGACCACTCACATCTAAACTATTTGGCTTTTCCTCCTAATATAGTCCACATTATGAGCGTGTGAGCTCTGTGACAAAGCTCCATGGATAAACAGCTTCAAGGTTCAGTGCAGCTGGACCACCTTCACATGATAAACTCTGCATAAAGTGCATACATTTAGAAGGATAATAGTTTGCAAACCctacaataataaaaaggaaactgttgtcagtggaggaaaaatttttgcatatttaagaAGATAATAACGCAACTTTAAATAAGATAATGAATAGCCACTCACTCTAAACCCACAAGGAGCGAATGATCAGAGTGGGATAAAGCAGCAGGATCAGTGATTGTTTGCAGGAGGGACACATGGTTACAAATCACTGTCTGTTCTTACCCAGAAGCTCTTTAGGAACATCAGACGATTCTTCGCTCATTTTTTCTGGAGAGAAATATTCCCAAACAGCGCCGAGAACTGAGTCAACACATGGAGAAGCCCTTAATTTGGAGGGGAATAATGAGGAGAGTGGAAGAGAAGTGTCAGGTGGTGATAGTGCGGTTCTCCCGGTTACATGCTCCTCTCCTCCGCTCCTGTCCGGACAATGTATCCGCGTTTTGGTGGACGCATCTCCTCTCGGTTGGTAAAATTCCCTCGGTCCCGAGGACTTATAATAAGAACAaaggcaggaaaaacaaaacgaggtattgtttaaaatcaaatcaaagcccGGAGCCTCGGGTACATGAAAGGACCACTGTTCTGAAACATCTTTTCGTCCCTGGCCCTATCGGAAAGCCGTCGGTATTACAGTGCAAACCAGTAGTACTGAACGGAGCCCCTCCCCGCTCGGTGATGCCACAGCCGGGAGCCGATGCGATGCTTGGGCGTCACGGCGTGGCAGAAGGGGGCGTCGAAGATGGTGGTGACAGACTTGTTATTAATGAGACGTCTACATAGATGGATTCTGTGAAACAGTGACTCCTAGCGGTCATGTAAGCTTACTGACCCCCAGACAGTAAATccgtaaaatattattttagggAATTATTGCATATTCCGAAAGTATACAAACATAGGGTTCTCCACGACGGCTAATCACAGCCATTGTTGCTTAAAAAGAAGTagatttccaccaaaaaaaaaaaaaaaaaccgtcaaaaaactcagaaagttttagattaatctcagaaattttctaaaaatttctTGCAagtcaaaaatgtcagaaaaaactCAATTTGTCCAGGTGTTGAGGAAGCAGATCAGTCCCAAACACTGTGGCCACCATGTTTTGACTGCATGATGTGCTGTTGCTCGTTGGTTGTGTTAGTTTTAGGTCAGATATAACacttccaaataaaaaataaaaaatacaacttttctCTTGCGTGTCACAATTAGGCTAACAAAACtatttagatcaaaacatattGTGCCTGAATTGATGACAGACAAAGTTGTTGAGTCTTATTGGCATGAATAACATTTgtgataatattttattatctaCATTACACTAGTTTAGGTAAATCACGTTGAGTAGGGTTCATTATGTGGAGAAAATGTAGACTTTCACAAACACTGCATGGTTTTCTGATTTTGGGACACATGTAGGAGTAGGAAATTGGACTGGATCAGAAATCATGCCTACCAAAATCCtgctgaaagtattttttttttaaattatgatacCTTCGTTCAAATTGTTGATTTTCCTTGATCAAACCAAACCTGGCATTCATCTTTCACAATGATTGGTGAATGATGAAAATACCAAATTCTCGAAGCATATACTTCCGGTACCCGTAGAGAAGTGAAACAGCGCCACCTTGTGTCCACGTATTATGATTACACATGAAGACCTAAGAGCTGCGCTGGTGAAAATAACGTAAACTTCATTTTGGTGCTTTACCTGGATTAAATTAtagttaagtatttttttttttattctaccaCTAGATATATGGACACTAGCAATCCTGTAAGGTTAAgcagggatggatggatggatggatggatggatggatggatggatggatggatggatggatggatggatggatgtcttattcctctttttatctATAGATAAAAATGAGTCAATCTGGGAAAATCATGTCAACTTCAACAAGTAAAAGTATCTGACTCCtttatgtcttatttttattacataaaagtgaacattttggaaatattcATGACTTGTTTTATTGTCAATATGCCTCTCCATGGAAATATCTGCACCAAATTGGAACTAAGCTtgagttgatttttattttcttcatctgtGAAAAAGAAATGGGCTGCATTGTGTTGCAGCTAAATGCTCAGTTCCCCTGCAGCAACAAGGTTCTGGCTTTAAAATTCAGGCCAGGGCCTTTATGTATGGAGTTTACACAttcttcctgtgtttgtttttttctctgagtaCTCCAGTGTCCTCccacatttcatattttagattaatttgGGTTTCCCTTAACTTCATGGTTGTTTCTGCCAATAACAGACAAACAGCGTGCTCCCTAtaatgaccactggagataaAAAACACTCTGCAACGATAATCAGGCAGGACATTTGAATGtaaataagaaatgtgtttAGAATAATTTCATTTCAACTGCATTTTCATTCTACAGACACTACATTGATATGTGCTGCTGTTATCTGAAGTAAAACTGATATCTTTATAAGGAAACAGTGAGTTTCCTGTGATTTCATCAAACCTGTCATTTAGCTTCTACCCTGACTGATGCTCATTgttgaaaaatgcaaataactCCATAGTGAAATGTCACTATAAATCTAATTCAggttcaaaaacagaaacattgttaGACTGTGAATTGAAATATGAATAGATAGAGTTTCATTCATTCCTAAAGCTCTAATGTACAAAACTATCGGATTCATTATGTTTTCACTTATGTTGCTGAGTTTTGATGGTGGAAGTTCTGCAATCAGATTGTATTTCCAGTCAGACAAGGAACTTATCTGAATATGTGGGTATTTTCCTGTTATCAAATGAGTCGCAATATTTACATGAGAAAGGTCAAATTTCTTGCGTAAAGGGAAGTTAATATTTTGAGATGTGCATAAACTTAAGTAGGAATTCTTGTTGAAAGTTATGTTTCattaaatagaaacagaaacagtttgcACTGAAGAAGATCTAGAACAGACCCTGAACATTATTATCATGTAAAAATTATTAAGAACATGACAAGCTGGCAGATATTACTGTAAAACATCATTTACAGCTTCTGGTTTACCAGCGTTATTAACCTCTCCCAATCGTTTACATTAAATGTCTTGTCTTTTCTAAAGATTTAGAACAACAATACAGTTTAAGTGTTTGCTTTCTGTTCAGAGGTagttacaaaatattttctgacagTAAAGAGTTCTTTTAGAAAATCATAAACAAGCCTGTAGAAGGCAATGGAAATAGGCTGCAGTCTTAGGTGAGTTGATCTCAAGCATACTGTATCATTCCTGGGCTGAAGTTGATTTCTATCAAAgaagttttaaatataataataataaaatcattataGGAgacgtaaaaagaaaaaatataaatatggtaACATGACTTTCCTGAGTTACTTAAAACTTGAActtgaactttatttttgttgccgTACGAGAACAGTTTATTAATTCAGTTTGACTTCATGtagtttacaaaatgttttacattctttttataATATTCTAAAGCTTATTTTTGACACAAATATAATTCAGTACTTCACCGGGATATTCAAAATAATACGTCATTATGCTCTTATGAATGGGAACCTGGCCCATCGGACaggaaactaaaacaaagaTTGAACAGGTTTTTTTCCAGCCTATAGAGACATGAAGAACATTTAGTAATACTGATAACGTCTGTTACTCCCAGTAATGCTGCACATGATTGCAAAATTAAAAGCGttctgtaaaaaatatgttcagtAAACAAACACTATGAGAAAGGATGTTTAAgttcagcacaggctccccacACAGATTTTATAGACTGCAGGTAGGATCCTGCTGCTTAATTTCATCAAGGATGCTTTCTAGTTTAGTTCCTATGGAGCTAAACTGGGAATCCCTCATGGATTTAGCCAGCATTTTTAGCTGCTCTGCAGAAGCCTGGGCCAGCCACGCTCTGATCACATCTACAAGAGGGCCTCTCTGCTTCGGTAGAGCTGAGTCTCCGGTGCAATCATCCTCTTGATTCTTATGAATGATCCTGTtgtaggaaacaaaaaaaagatgtttcaagctttaaagaaatgaacaaataatggatgaaaaatgttattgCAGAAAAGTTTAAGTGTGATCTCACTTGTGAATAAGtctttttaaatctcttcttGGTATCCTGCTCCCAGTAAATGATGCAGACAGGACTGCTCTGAGGTCATCACCTGTAGATGAGAATACCAGATGTTTCAATTAAAGTCTAAATGTTTCGCCTTACCAAAACTTACTAACCTACTTTGTGAATTTCATTAAAGATTTGAGTCATATGAAATTCCAGACTCAAGTTCCATACCTCCATTTGCAAGACTTTGACAGGTGCCACAAACTGTGTCGTGGAACGCTGAGCCTCGAAGGAGGATGACTTGTTCTCCTAAGCAGGCCTGATGTTTTACACACTGATTTGAGGCAGAAGAAGAGCTGGAAAAATAtcctttctgacatttttcacacacTGTGTCCTCTGTTGGTGTACCTacgacagaaaaataaatttgccatTGCATTGAGTTAGGaacaattgtgaaataaaagatCTCATAAAGGTTTCTGTATAATGTAGACATAATCTAATCGTTCATATTAATACCGGACTATGTGTAATAAAGCTAGTGTTACCTATAGCCTGAACTCCATGTCCAGGGCCACATTCTGTGTGTCTGACACAGAAGTCCTCCATCATGTAAAACCCTGCTTTGCAACGACAGACTCTGTTGGTGATTGGAGAGCACTCAATCtccacttcctggttctgtGAGCAGAAGTTGTTGCAGTACAGACACCTGTTAAGGTAGTTCCACAGCTCCGTGTAGTGGCCAGTCTGACATGGTGCGCACTGTGTATCCTTGGCGGCAGTGCAGTGAGCGGTGAGGTAAGTTCCCGGTTCGCATCTTTTGCACTGGAGAATTTCACCTGTTTTACGGTCTTGGTATTCATAGGTGGGAACCTCTGGGGTGCAGAAGAGAATGCCAGGGAGCAGGAGCAGGACTGACAGGGAGAGCTGTGGAGAGAATTATTAAAGGATGAGAAATTACACACTCATTTCTAATCCTGTTCATTTTGGACCCTGGTAatgccattttccattttcttctaaACATAACGTACTGCAGGTCTCACAGCCATCCTCTAAAATGTCATCTTGAAGTTTTTTGAAAAGTACATGCTGTATCTCTCAATTAGTTAAATAAACACACGAGTAACCAGGcccttttcatttaaaatgctcCGTCATGTTTGTTcaggtttggaaaaaaaacaaacaaactctaaTTTGGCATCagtttaagtaaaatatttgagtttcaTTCATCATTAAAGCTATCATTCAGACACTCACCATGCTCATGATGTCTTCACTTCTTTAAAGTGGATTTGACATCGGGAGCAGATTCAGTGACTTTTATAAGGAAGTGATTGCGTAGGTGGTTTTTTTGTGGTGTAATCTTTTGATCAGCTTACGTCGAAAGGTCAATCTGGTTCCATGTGATGGAAAGCACATGCACAGATGTAAATCAAGTTGCTAAGATCGACAACAACAACGACTGCTACGTGTGATTAAGTAGCAGAaaatcagcatttaaaaaagctgatttacTTTCATTTCAATGGGCACCAAATGATTACATGTAGCAATGAATCATGCTATAGTTCTAGTAAAAACACGTTTCTCCCATTTTCATGAAAACaaggaaagcaaataaaatataatgacaATCAATGTGATGGTGATGTTAAAGACTCAGACTTAAGTTAAATTAGCTTGGCTACAAACTGATATTTGCTGAATGCATTGCCTGCTAAATAAACCTagacagaaattattatttttatctgattaattcaCCTTTACAGAGCTTTTAAATAATGCAATAGATAACACACAGACAGCGGCCTCATCTCTTCTCAACATGCTCTTTCCAGCCTCATTGCTAGCCACTTCCTTAAAACAAAAGGTGAAAGTATCTTATTGCATGATATGAATTGACTGGCATTCCCATTGTCAGtacatttcatatttacatttgaattacAGTAAGTAAAAATTAACAACGCTCTTTAAATTCAATAgctatgactttttttttttttaacacatggCTAGATGGTTTGGAAGTTGCTGAAGTTGTTTAAAGATGTAGCAAaaggtttaaagaaaatatacttttttgcACAACTTGAAAAACTCCTGCTTCCCCAGCTTTCTGGAAATGTCTCTTCTCTGACATTTTGCATGACTACATGTAATTTTACTCCACTTTGTAACATTTGAAAAACCTGAATAATAATTTTCTGCTCACTGGTGAAAACGAGGTTAATAATTCCCCGCTGCTCTTTGAAGAACCCGTCAGTGACTCAGAGGTGTGAATAGTAGAGTAATTtgctgagtttgaaaagtcgcTGTTTGAGTATGTGAGTGCTTTGTGACTCAGACGGATACACGTGTCATCTGTTCCTGTTTTCATGGAGCACTATACTGCTGAAATACAGTGTCAGAGTTAAATGGCTGAATAGACCAATTTTATGCTTTGCTTGACATTTTGTGATATTCTATGCTTAACTACCTGGCAAtgattttttcaaaatgttctgattataaaaatacttcattattctttcacaaaattttatttttatatttaagatcAGTATAGggaatatgaaaaatgtaatcaaatctACTCATTTCTTTACTAAACAGTCTTAAATCCACCTTTTATAATAACAGAAACTTCCATACCTTTTGTAAATTCACCtgaaaaaatgttagaaatgtgTGTCTAATAGCACTTAGAAGAGTCATATGTAAACTCATCCTCTACCTACTTGCCAAATTATCAATTTGGTTTTGCCTATTTTACTTTAGCCTATTTTGTTCTTGACTAATTAAGATTTTCACAAGAAATTACTGCTATACGCATAGACATCCATTTGAACGTTAGCAGAACTTAATTAGATGATGTATCATTGATGTAAAATAGATATAATTAAATGACAGCTAGTGCTGTGCATTATCTTTGTGTCTGAACAAAGATTGTGCAAGATAAACAGAATAGCGTGGTTCTTCTTCTGGGCTGGAGCAGAGGCTTGTTCCGAATTCCCCCCCCAAGGATGCGGATACCTTCCAAGAAGTCGATGCAATCTTTTACTTCAATGAAAATCTCCCGTTGACCATGGTCTGTCAGTGTTTCTTTCACTTTCACCGAAAGCACAGAAGCATGCAGGAGATTCCCCTGGGGACCGTAAGTGACCAGTATCCTTctttgaagaaattttaaaaaaaaaggacagcCTGCGGACACAAACTGGAAGAGGAAATGAATCAGATCTTTCcgttttattaataaaacaaccATACCATCCGTACTCTGACAACAAAGAAGCTAGCGGGTCAAACCATATAGTTAAAACTCAGATTCAATTGGGTTTATGTATATAGCACCAAAACTCAACAAGTATGTTACGGGATGGTAACGTCCATCACCAAATATATGTAAATGATTCGCATGAAGTTTTGATTATAAATTTGTCATCAGAAACATTCACAGCAGTTGGCAGACAGAGATTGAACATGTTCCCCTTTCATCGTTGATGCCTCAAGCccttttgtgggttttttagATACATTCTGAGCAGAAACCTGCACATTAGCGTCCTGCTGGATTTCATTGTGCAGGGCTGTTCCTGCTCTTCTTTGCATAAAGGAGGAAGTAActgtcctgctgctgggttgttgccctcctacatCCACTTCCACCTCTCCTGGTTTCTCCTCCATGCTCACAGAGCAGGGGGAAATTACCCTCTTAGgcttttttagaaatattgtaGTTTCTGAGATAccaattgttttaaataatcaatgTTTAATTAGCCAAACCTTTTAAccttttaaacaattttaatacaAGACAtgctttaaaagtttgttttactaTTCCACCATGTAACAGGAATGCTGGACGAAAGACTGTTATTTTTAGAGGAATGAAAACATGGAACTCACTCCCTTCATCTGTTGTGAATGTAACAAATGCTGGAGCTTTTAAAAGCGCCCTGCTTAACTATTTTTCCTATGTAGTGTTATGATCATGAAATATGTTATGTTTCAATCATAacttaattatttcattatgcAAAGTGTAATAATTATGCATTTACGAATTAATGTGCTATGTTTCTACAGAGTTACGGTGTGTGTAAGTGCTTTCttgcaataaatgtttttatgatgtggaCCTCAGGAAGAGCAGCCATTGTTACAGCAATGGC includes the following:
- the LOC114139338 gene encoding tumor necrosis factor receptor superfamily member 6B-like, which translates into the protein MSMLSLSVLLLLPGILFCTPEVPTYEYQDRKTGEILQCKRCEPGTYLTAHCTAAKDTQCAPCQTGHYTELWNYLNRCLYCNNFCSQNQEVEIECSPITNRVCRCKAGFYMMEDFCVRHTECGPGHGVQAIGTPTEDTVCEKCQKGYFSSSSSASNQCVKHQACLGEQVILLRGSAFHDTVCGTCQSLANGGDDLRAVLSASFTGSRIPRRDLKRLIHKIIHKNQEDDCTGDSALPKQRGPLVDVIRAWLAQASAEQLKMLAKSMRDSQFSSIGTKLESILDEIKQQDPTCSL